The Terriglobales bacterium genome segment GCAACGGCTGCCCAGCGATCGTTCCCAGCACCACGCCGGCGCTGCCCAGGAGCATCAGCTTCCACTGTGCTCCGATCTCGTGGAACTGAGTGGCGGCGTACACCGGCATGCGGAATCCGTCCACCAGCAGCGCGATGGCGGTCGCCGTTGCCACGAACGATTCCTTCTTCACATCGAATCCGAACAGCGCTGCCGAGCGGATGCCGCCCTGGTTTCCCACCAGCCCGCCGAAGATCCCGGATAGAGCGCCCGCCACCCAGCCCGTTGTCCGCCCGAAGCGCATGCGCGATGCCAGCCCGCTCACGCCCATGATGCCCGCGAACACCAGCAGAGCGCCCAGGATGTAGCTGAGGACCACACTCTTCAGCCAGGCGTGCAGCAACGCTCCCGCCAGCCCGCCGAGGCCGCTGGTGATCCCGAATGTCAGGAACACCCGCCG includes the following:
- a CDS encoding sulfite exporter TauE/SafE family protein, yielding MALIPTFHILVLIAAAVAGGIASIAGFGIGSILTPLLATALGTKLAVAVVSVPHLIATALRFVLIRQHMDRRVFLTFGITSGLGGLAGALLHAWLKSVVLSYILGALLVFAGIMGVSGLASRMRFGRTTGWVAGALSGIFGGLVGNQGGIRSAALFGFDVKKESFVATATAIALLVDGFRMPVYAATQFHEIGAQWKLMLLGSAGVVLGTIAGQPLLRRIPERTFRAVVGAIILALGVWMLARPSA